Proteins co-encoded in one Stenotrophomonas maltophilia genomic window:
- the asnB gene encoding asparagine synthase B: MCSIFGIFGLQAGDDLPALRRHALELSQRQRHRGPDWSGVYLDEGALLVHERLAIVDPAGGSQPLLSADGQLALAVNGEIYNHQQLKAALTTAYDFQTGSDCEVINALYRQGGSPTQWLEQLNGIFAFALWDRDSGRVLVARDPVGVVPLYWGHDAQGRLRVASEMKALVDSCADVAQFPPGHYFDSASGELVRYYQQPWREYADVQGRQADLAELRQAFEHAVERQLMSDVPYGVLLSGGLDSSLVAAVAARYARRRIEDGGQTEAWWPRLHSFAIGLKGSPDLAAAAVAAEALGTVHHGFEYTFEEGLDVLPEVIRHIETYDVTTIRASTPMFLLARRIKAMGVKMVLSGEGSDEIFGGYLYFHKAPDAREFHDELVRKLDALHNYDCLRANKSMMAWGVEPRVPFLDREFLDVAMRFDAAHKMVGAGFGGRRIEKAVLREAFDGYLPDSILWRQKEQFSDGVGYGWIDGLKAHAEAQVSDRVLAAADKRFPHNPPQTKEAYYYRHLFEQFFPSRAAAETVPGGKSIACSSPAAIAWDASFAAAADPSGRAIAGVHEQALA, encoded by the coding sequence ATGTGTTCGATCTTCGGAATCTTCGGCCTGCAGGCCGGTGACGATCTTCCCGCCCTGCGCCGCCACGCGCTGGAACTGTCGCAGCGCCAGCGCCACCGGGGTCCGGACTGGAGCGGCGTATACCTCGACGAAGGCGCCTTGCTGGTGCACGAACGGCTGGCCATCGTCGATCCGGCCGGTGGCTCGCAGCCGCTGTTGTCGGCCGATGGCCAGCTGGCGCTGGCGGTGAACGGCGAGATCTACAACCACCAGCAATTGAAGGCCGCGCTGACCACCGCCTACGACTTCCAGACCGGTTCGGACTGCGAAGTGATCAACGCGCTGTACCGCCAGGGCGGGTCGCCGACGCAGTGGCTGGAGCAGCTCAACGGCATCTTCGCCTTTGCGTTGTGGGACCGCGACAGTGGCCGCGTGCTGGTGGCGCGGGATCCGGTCGGCGTGGTGCCGCTGTACTGGGGCCACGATGCGCAGGGGCGCCTGCGGGTTGCCTCGGAAATGAAGGCGCTGGTCGATTCCTGCGCCGATGTCGCGCAGTTCCCGCCGGGTCACTATTTCGACAGCGCCAGCGGCGAACTGGTGCGCTACTACCAGCAGCCGTGGCGTGAGTATGCGGATGTGCAGGGCCGCCAGGCCGACCTCGCCGAACTGCGGCAGGCCTTCGAGCACGCGGTCGAGCGCCAGCTGATGAGCGACGTGCCGTATGGCGTACTGCTGTCCGGCGGCCTGGATTCATCGCTGGTGGCCGCCGTGGCCGCACGCTACGCGCGACGTCGCATCGAGGACGGCGGGCAGACCGAAGCCTGGTGGCCGCGCCTGCACTCGTTCGCGATCGGGCTGAAGGGTTCGCCCGACCTGGCCGCTGCCGCGGTTGCCGCCGAAGCGCTGGGCACCGTGCACCACGGCTTCGAATACACCTTCGAAGAAGGCCTGGACGTGCTGCCGGAAGTGATCCGGCACATCGAAACCTACGACGTCACCACCATCCGCGCATCGACGCCGATGTTCCTGCTGGCGCGGCGGATCAAGGCGATGGGGGTGAAGATGGTGCTCTCCGGCGAGGGCAGCGACGAGATCTTCGGTGGCTACCTGTATTTCCACAAGGCGCCGGATGCGCGCGAATTCCACGACGAGCTGGTGCGCAAGCTCGATGCCCTGCACAACTACGATTGCCTGCGTGCCAACAAGTCGATGATGGCCTGGGGCGTGGAGCCGCGCGTCCCGTTCCTGGACCGTGAATTCCTCGATGTGGCGATGCGTTTCGATGCTGCGCACAAGATGGTCGGCGCGGGGTTCGGTGGCCGTCGCATCGAGAAGGCGGTGCTGCGCGAGGCGTTCGATGGCTATCTGCCGGACAGCATCCTGTGGCGGCAGAAGGAGCAGTTCAGCGATGGCGTCGGCTACGGCTGGATCGACGGGCTGAAGGCGCATGCCGAAGCGCAGGTGAGCGACCGTGTGCTGGCGGCGGCCGACAAGCGCTTCCCGCACAACCCGCCGCAGACCAAGGAGGCGTACTACTACCGCCACCTGTTCGAGCAGTTCTTCCCGAGTCGTGCGGCTGCCGAGACGGTACCGGGCGGCAAGTCGATCGCCTGTTCCTCGCCGGCGGCGATCGCCTGGGATGCCAGCTTCGCGGCGGCGGCCGACCCTTCCGGACGCGCGATCGCCGGCGTGCACGAACAAGCCTTGGCGTAA